From the Nodularia sp. NIES-3585 genome, one window contains:
- a CDS encoding Crp/Fnr family transcriptional regulator, which yields MSSTSFTPNLSNVSNESSLSEDLPQRLFTRKELIPPDNDVLWRIERGAVRTLTWSEDGIFITLGYWGAGDLIGYSLSKVQPYQIECLTSVEASIIPQRLWYRDVDAFLSHIKHSEELLSIVHLKPMSLRLGKFLLWLSEKFGRDVEQGKLIDLNITHQEISEVLNTTRVTVTRILQQFEEKEALLRYKRRIILLSANKLMKTIV from the coding sequence ATGTCTTCCACAAGTTTCACTCCAAACTTATCCAATGTATCGAATGAATCTAGCCTCAGTGAAGATTTACCACAAAGGTTATTTACTCGTAAAGAGTTAATTCCTCCTGATAACGATGTCCTGTGGCGCATTGAGCGCGGAGCAGTTCGTACCTTAACCTGGAGTGAAGACGGAATATTTATTACTCTAGGTTATTGGGGTGCTGGTGATCTGATTGGCTATTCTTTATCAAAAGTTCAGCCCTACCAAATTGAGTGCCTAACGAGCGTAGAAGCAAGCATTATACCGCAGCGTCTTTGGTACAGAGACGTTGATGCTTTTTTGTCTCACATTAAACATTCAGAAGAGCTTTTAAGCATTGTACATCTCAAACCGATGTCTTTACGTTTGGGGAAATTTTTGCTGTGGTTAAGTGAAAAATTTGGACGTGATGTAGAACAGGGTAAACTAATTGATCTAAATATTACTCATCAGGAAATATCTGAAGTATTGAATACTACGCGTGTTACAGTCACCCGAATTCTACAGCAATTTGAAGAAAAAGAGGCGTTATTACGATATAAGCGGCGAATTATTCTTCTTTCAGCAAATAAACTAATGAAAACTATAGTATAA
- a CDS encoding response regulator transcription factor, producing the protein MYTSESIKYSTRAEIGQTSRILVVEDEELIQEMLALALEEEGFGVITAPDGRSAVEYLKSCEPNSGETPFDLIILDLMLPHINGLDICRLLRHQGNPVPILILSAKGSETDRVLGLEVGADDYLTKPFSMRELVARCRALLRRQRLSSLPQLQVLKHKNLTLNPQECRVLVRDQEVNLSPKEFRLLELFMSYARRVWSREQLLDQVWGPEFVGDSKTVDVHIRWLREKLEEDPSHPEYIVTVRGFGYRFG; encoded by the coding sequence ATGTATACCAGTGAATCAATCAAGTACTCTACCAGAGCAGAAATCGGACAAACGAGCCGGATTCTAGTGGTAGAAGATGAAGAATTAATCCAAGAAATGCTAGCTCTAGCATTAGAAGAAGAAGGTTTTGGTGTGATCACTGCCCCTGATGGGCGGTCTGCTGTAGAATATCTCAAAAGTTGTGAACCCAACTCCGGGGAAACTCCCTTTGACTTGATAATTCTGGATTTGATGCTACCTCATATTAATGGGTTAGATATCTGCCGCTTGCTGCGTCATCAAGGAAACCCAGTACCAATTTTGATTCTGAGTGCTAAAGGTAGTGAAACTGATCGTGTTTTAGGGCTAGAAGTAGGAGCCGATGATTATCTGACTAAACCCTTTAGCATGAGGGAGTTAGTAGCTCGTTGTCGCGCTCTACTCCGTCGCCAACGCTTAAGTAGTTTGCCACAACTACAAGTCCTAAAACACAAGAATCTCACTTTAAATCCCCAAGAGTGTCGTGTGCTGGTTCGAGACCAAGAGGTGAATTTGTCTCCAAAAGAGTTTCGCTTGCTGGAACTGTTTATGAGTTATGCTCGCCGGGTCTGGTCTCGTGAGCAATTGTTAGATCAGGTTTGGGGTCCAGAATTTGTTGGTGACAGTAAAACTGTAGATGTTCATATCCGTTGGTTACGCGAAAAACTAGAAGAAGACCCTAGTCATCCAGAATATATTGTGACTGTTAGAGGTTTTGGCTATCGCTTTGGATAA
- a CDS encoding iron uptake porin yields the protein MTKLFWNALKVSPAIAATFLAANSALAVEVNEQVTTVAQLSQEANSIGQVTSVSQFSDVQPTDWAFQALQSLVERYGCIAGYPNSTYRGNRALTRYEFAAGLNACLDRVNELIATATADVITRQDLATLQRLQEEFSAELATLRGRVDSLEARTAELEANQFSTTTKLKGEAIFALNGVTGEQQPNNVNNVDDNITFSNRVRLSLESSFTGKDKLQVRLTGANIAQSDNGSTSTTNPRPNITGTRMTRLGFDGDDGNNVELDKVNYAFNLSDAIRVQIDATGAEFYETGVDVFNPDFKSSGSGAISRYGRFSPIYRQGSGGAGVTVQFNPNGPLTLSAAYLSPRASNPTDGNGVLDGGNAIFGQVAFKPSQAFNIGLTYARTYQNSESGVNLFGSTGSGIANNPFGGVATTSDNYGVQANFKPSSALTFGGWAGYTTANSQVSDADADIFYWAASVGVKDFGREGNVLGLIFGQPPKVTGGSIGDEDGTSYHLEGLYKMRLTDNIAVTPGLLVIFNPEHNDNADTVYVGTIRTTFSF from the coding sequence ATGACAAAACTGTTTTGGAATGCTCTGAAGGTTAGCCCAGCGATCGCTGCCACATTTTTGGCTGCTAATAGTGCTTTAGCGGTTGAAGTGAATGAACAAGTGACAACTGTGGCTCAGTTGTCCCAAGAAGCTAACAGCATTGGTCAAGTAACATCTGTTTCTCAGTTTTCGGATGTACAACCTACAGACTGGGCGTTTCAAGCTTTGCAGTCTCTGGTTGAGCGTTACGGTTGTATCGCAGGTTATCCCAACTCTACTTACCGTGGAAACCGTGCGTTGACTCGTTACGAATTTGCGGCTGGTTTGAATGCTTGTTTAGACCGAGTTAATGAATTGATTGCTACAGCAACCGCCGATGTAATTACTAGACAAGACCTAGCTACATTACAGCGCTTGCAAGAAGAATTTTCGGCTGAATTGGCAACCCTACGCGGTCGTGTCGATTCCTTAGAAGCTCGGACTGCTGAGTTAGAAGCGAATCAGTTTTCTACCACCACCAAGTTAAAGGGTGAAGCTATCTTTGCTTTGAATGGTGTAACTGGGGAACAGCAGCCAAATAATGTTAATAACGTAGACGACAATATTACTTTCTCCAATCGGGTTCGTCTGAGTTTAGAAAGCAGCTTCACAGGAAAGGACAAGTTACAAGTTCGTTTGACTGGAGCCAACATTGCCCAATCAGACAACGGAAGCACAAGCACCACAAATCCAAGACCAAATATTACTGGTACCAGAATGACCCGCTTGGGCTTTGACGGTGATGATGGTAACAACGTTGAACTTGATAAAGTTAACTACGCTTTCAACCTGAGTGATGCAATCCGCGTCCAGATTGATGCTACAGGTGCAGAATTCTACGAAACTGGTGTCGATGTCTTCAACCCTGACTTCAAGAGCAGTGGTTCAGGTGCTATTTCTCGCTACGGACGTTTTAGCCCTATCTATCGTCAAGGTTCTGGTGGTGCAGGTGTGACTGTGCAATTCAATCCTAATGGCCCTTTAACTTTGAGTGCAGCGTACCTATCACCTAGAGCTAGTAACCCCACTGATGGTAATGGTGTTTTAGATGGTGGTAATGCTATCTTTGGTCAGGTGGCTTTCAAGCCTAGCCAAGCCTTTAATATAGGTTTGACCTACGCTCGCACTTATCAAAATAGTGAGTCTGGTGTCAACCTTTTTGGTAGTACAGGAAGTGGTATTGCCAATAACCCATTTGGTGGCGTTGCTACAACGTCCGACAACTATGGTGTACAAGCCAACTTCAAACCAAGTTCGGCATTGACATTTGGTGGTTGGGCTGGTTACACAACAGCAAACTCTCAAGTTAGCGATGCAGATGCAGACATTTTTTACTGGGCTGCTAGCGTAGGTGTCAAAGACTTTGGTAGAGAAGGTAACGTACTTGGTTTGATCTTCGGTCAACCCCCGAAAGTTACTGGTGGTTCTATAGGCGATGAAGATGGAACTTCTTATCATTTAGAAGGCCTTTACAAGATGCGCCTCACTGATAATATCGCTGTCACCCCTGGTTTGTTGGTAATTTTTAACCCTGAACACAATGATAACGCAGATACCGTCTACGTAGGGACAATACGTACTACCTTCAGTTTCTAA
- a CDS encoding DUF3318 domain-containing protein, which translates to MEPRVEVRRLLDVMPASSRMTTKIVSKPEQVRVIDAAFPLPWNQERPIYINFDLWLRLAKPQRDLLLLQKVSWLTGVTWFKPDIYQGVVLLGLLAGLLESAEADVVGVAVAGGLSAIALVRIWRTNKSSESELNADLAALRIAQRRGYSETEAAEHLLSAIEAIARIEKHSTLNFSELIRCQNLRAIAGLSPVGVPKSI; encoded by the coding sequence ATGGAGCCAAGGGTTGAAGTTCGCCGTTTGTTAGATGTAATGCCTGCTTCTAGTCGGATGACTACTAAAATTGTCAGCAAACCGGAGCAGGTAAGGGTGATTGATGCTGCTTTTCCTTTACCTTGGAATCAGGAGCGACCGATATATATTAATTTTGATTTGTGGTTGCGCTTGGCTAAACCTCAACGGGATTTATTGCTATTGCAGAAGGTTAGCTGGTTAACGGGGGTGACGTGGTTTAAACCTGATATTTATCAAGGTGTGGTTTTGCTGGGGTTGTTGGCTGGATTGCTGGAATCGGCAGAAGCGGATGTGGTGGGTGTGGCTGTGGCTGGGGGTTTAAGTGCGATCGCTTTGGTGCGGATTTGGCGAACTAACAAGTCTTCCGAATCAGAGTTAAATGCCGATTTAGCTGCGCTGCGGATCGCCCAACGTCGGGGTTACTCGGAAACTGAAGCCGCCGAGCATTTATTATCTGCGATTGAGGCGATCGCTCGGATTGAGAAACATTCTACCCTAAATTTCAGCGAGTTAATTCGTTGCCAAAATTTACGCGCGATCGCTGGTTTATCTCCTGTGGGTGTACCAAAAAGCATCTGA
- a CDS encoding glycosyltransferase, translating to MHLYKNWRSIVSTPWFNSQLLLIWFIIGISLRLANLTAKPPWTDEFSTLVFSLGNSFLAVPLDQAIAPDILLQPLQPQLAANIQDVWTHLSQETNHPPLYFFLAHWWMQLFPTQNGLVSLWGARSLAAIFGAASIPAIYALGWLTFRSRLVSHLAAAMMTVSPFGIFLAQEARHYTLVILWVIASFACLVIAAHHIQNRTQLPIYLVLSWVGINALGIATHYFFALTLCAEALVIIFLAWHQSPNQAKLYLLFSPLWQRIYVVAAGTFVAGMIWLPVFLQNNYGNKLTAWIQAPRAGIAWISPIFQAFAAWITMLYLLPLEAPQLAIMIVSGVVMLIFLIWALPILIRGFKVQLQQPENRFITQVLAGLVVGAIALFFIFTYFLGIDLTRGARYNFVYFPAVILLLGASLAVCWHDRSIGKWKITGKKAVILIWLMGFFSAVTVVCNLGYQKYYRPDIFVKLIQQTSQVPVIIATTQITHVHIGEMMGVAREFKMQNSPSPSPLFLLAHQDQDPNTSTTSLENTLKELPRPFDLWLVNFHAPIAEEVEKCEPETQNMPAINGYVYELYHCK from the coding sequence ATGCATTTATATAAGAATTGGCGATCTATAGTTTCGACTCCCTGGTTTAATTCTCAGCTTTTGTTGATTTGGTTCATCATCGGTATCAGCTTACGTTTAGCCAATTTGACCGCTAAACCTCCTTGGACGGATGAATTTTCTACTTTGGTGTTTAGTTTGGGAAATAGTTTTTTAGCAGTACCTTTAGATCAAGCGATCGCACCGGATATTTTATTACAGCCACTGCAACCACAGCTAGCTGCTAATATCCAAGATGTATGGACACACCTGAGTCAAGAAACTAACCATCCTCCGCTTTACTTTTTTCTAGCTCATTGGTGGATGCAGTTATTTCCTACACAAAACGGTTTAGTTTCCTTATGGGGAGCGCGATCGCTTGCGGCTATTTTTGGTGCAGCCTCGATTCCCGCTATCTATGCTTTGGGTTGGCTAACTTTTCGTTCTCGATTGGTGAGTCATTTAGCTGCTGCCATGATGACAGTATCACCCTTTGGTATCTTTCTCGCACAAGAAGCACGTCATTATACTTTGGTTATTTTGTGGGTGATTGCTTCCTTTGCTTGTTTGGTAATTGCTGCACATCATATTCAAAATCGGACTCAACTACCTATTTATCTCGTCCTTTCCTGGGTAGGAATTAATGCCTTGGGTATTGCTACTCATTACTTCTTTGCCCTGACACTTTGTGCAGAAGCTTTAGTAATAATTTTTCTAGCTTGGCATCAAAGCCCGAATCAAGCCAAATTGTATCTTTTATTTTCTCCTCTCTGGCAGCGTATCTATGTGGTTGCTGCTGGTACTTTTGTGGCAGGTATGATTTGGTTACCTGTATTTTTACAAAATAACTATGGTAATAAATTAACCGCATGGATACAGGCACCACGAGCCGGAATTGCTTGGATTAGCCCAATTTTTCAAGCTTTTGCCGCCTGGATCACCATGCTTTACTTACTCCCACTAGAAGCCCCACAGCTAGCAATTATGATTGTTTCTGGTGTGGTGATGCTGATATTTTTGATTTGGGCATTACCAATACTGATTCGTGGCTTCAAAGTGCAACTACAACAACCAGAGAATCGTTTCATAACTCAAGTATTAGCTGGTTTAGTTGTGGGAGCGATCGCTTTATTCTTTATTTTTACCTACTTTCTAGGTATTGATTTGACACGGGGTGCTCGTTACAACTTTGTCTACTTTCCCGCAGTCATACTTTTATTAGGAGCCAGCCTCGCAGTTTGTTGGCATGATAGAAGTATAGGCAAATGGAAAATAACTGGCAAAAAAGCCGTTATCCTGATTTGGCTAATGGGATTTTTCAGTGCTGTGACAGTTGTTTGCAATCTCGGTTATCAAAAATACTACCGCCCTGATATTTTTGTAAAACTTATTCAACAAACATCCCAAGTTCCAGTAATCATTGCTACTACCCAGATAACTCATGTACACATTGGCGAAATGATGGGTGTAGCCAGAGAATTTAAAATGCAAAATTCACCCTCTCCATCGCCTCTTTTTCTTCTCGCCCATCAAGACCAAGACCCCAACACTTCTACTACATCCCTAGAAAATACTTTAAAGGAATTACCACGACCCTTTGATTTATGGTTAGTAAATTTTCATGCGCCCATAGCAGAGGAAGTTGAAAAATGTGAGCCAGAAACCCAAAATATGCCAGCAATTAACGGCTATGTGTATGAACTTTATCACTGTAAATAA
- the psb27 gene encoding photosystem II protein Psb27 — MKRYWSRLLALVLVVTLGLMGCSGSPDSLTGDYRQDTLAVVNIMKEALDLTADSPNRGAIQAEARQKINDFSARYQRVKSVSSLSSFTTMRTALNSLAGHYSSYPNRPLPEKLKNRLEQELQRVETALRRGA, encoded by the coding sequence ATGAAGCGCTATTGGTCGCGTCTACTTGCCTTAGTTTTGGTTGTCACCCTTGGACTCATGGGCTGTTCTGGTAGTCCAGACAGTTTGACAGGGGATTACCGTCAAGACACCTTGGCTGTAGTCAATATTATGAAAGAAGCTCTGGATTTAACAGCAGATTCACCCAACAGAGGAGCCATTCAAGCAGAAGCACGTCAAAAAATTAATGATTTTTCAGCTCGCTATCAAAGGGTTAAGTCTGTTTCCAGTCTGAGTTCCTTTACAACCATGCGAACAGCTCTTAACTCCCTAGCTGGACACTACAGTTCTTACCCAAATCGTCCCTTACCCGAAAAGCTCAAAAATCGCTTAGAACAAGAGCTACAACGAGTAGAAACCGCACTCAGGCGTGGTGCTTAA
- a CDS encoding cell wall metabolism sensor histidine kinase WalK, giving the protein MLLLGFFLGLTVGIGLWIWQQVQLRRYLKRVLQPLSSGSENVMLPLIPRLQREISIVQQQRQDLQQSLQTYQDLLNFAPLGYLQVDEENQLLWCNQQAREILYLQKWQAGQVRLLLELVRSYELDHLIEQTRDWQNPQTNEWVFHPSCNDAVQMPTVKSLLLRGSSLPLPNGQVGVFLENRQPLLDMNQQRDRSFSDLAHELRTPLTSIRLVVETLQNRLDSPLNRWVDRLMQEVDRLINLVQSWLELTQMEANPTMQLHPEVLDVRSLITSVWETLEPLTQKRHLSLDYSGPENLWIEVDPARIYQVFLNLLDNSIKYSPPHTTIQVHAKILSAQNTDSSDGLRPAGGDRDRGASRREALLQADRTDTVLEINLIDSGVGFSEADLPHIFERFYRGDKARTHSSLPENNSMRTIVGNGLGLAIVRQIIVAHGGSIKAMNDPETGGAWMQIQLREVMANSLSQDYS; this is encoded by the coding sequence ATGCTATTATTGGGATTTTTTCTGGGTTTAACGGTAGGTATTGGGTTGTGGATTTGGCAACAGGTTCAATTGAGACGCTACTTGAAGCGAGTACTGCAACCGTTAAGCTCTGGTTCTGAGAATGTAATGCTACCGCTCATACCTCGTTTGCAGCGCGAAATATCAATAGTGCAGCAGCAGCGACAAGATTTGCAGCAGTCACTACAAACCTACCAAGACCTGCTAAATTTCGCCCCACTGGGATATTTGCAGGTAGATGAAGAAAATCAATTGCTGTGGTGCAATCAGCAAGCGCGAGAAATATTGTATCTACAAAAATGGCAAGCAGGACAGGTGCGCTTATTGCTGGAGTTGGTGCGGTCTTATGAACTTGATCATTTAATTGAACAAACTCGTGATTGGCAGAATCCACAGACAAATGAGTGGGTATTTCACCCCTCTTGCAATGATGCAGTACAAATGCCAACCGTAAAATCACTGCTTTTGCGAGGATCGAGTTTACCTTTACCCAACGGGCAAGTAGGGGTGTTCTTGGAAAATCGCCAACCGCTGCTGGATATGAATCAACAACGCGATCGCTCTTTTTCTGATCTCGCCCATGAACTGAGAACGCCCTTGACTTCGATTCGTTTGGTAGTCGAAACCTTACAAAACCGCTTAGATTCGCCCTTAAATCGTTGGGTGGATCGGCTGATGCAGGAAGTGGATCGGCTGATTAATTTGGTGCAAAGCTGGTTGGAACTTACCCAAATGGAAGCCAACCCAACTATGCAATTGCATCCAGAAGTTTTGGACGTGCGATCGCTGATTACATCTGTTTGGGAAACATTAGAACCATTAACGCAAAAGCGACATTTGTCTCTTGACTACTCTGGGCCAGAAAATTTGTGGATTGAAGTAGACCCCGCTCGCATTTATCAAGTTTTTCTCAATTTGCTCGATAACAGCATCAAGTACAGTCCGCCTCATACTACTATTCAAGTCCACGCAAAAATATTATCTGCACAAAATACTGATAGTAGCGATGGGCTACGCCCTGCTGGAGGCGATCGCGATCGCGGAGCGTCTCGTAGAGAAGCGCTGCTGCAAGCAGATCGCACTGACACTGTTTTGGAAATAAATCTTATTGATTCTGGAGTAGGCTTTTCTGAAGCAGATTTGCCGCATATTTTTGAGCGATTTTACCGGGGAGATAAAGCGCGGACTCATTCTTCATTGCCAGAAAATAATTCTATGAGGACAATTGTGGGTAATGGCTTAGGCTTGGCGATCGTTCGGCAAATTATTGTCGCTCACGGCGGTTCCATCAAAGCCATGAACGATCCAGAAACTGGTGGCGCTTGGATGCAAATTCAACTTCGTGAAGTTATGGCAAACTCCCTAAGCCAAGACTATAGTTAA
- the phoU gene encoding phosphate signaling complex protein PhoU, translated as MQAALYDHNQNHKKPQLARAIRRLERDVLRMGALVEQSFRLSHQALFARNLTAAEELPRLDQKIDRFYRQIESDCTAIMTLQAPTAQDLRCLSAFMQLVRDLERIGDYAEDLADIAVKIFPYPPHSSLPEIENMSHHAQAMLATSLKALADLDEVGGRGLKHLDDAVDNAYDRVYQTLAQQRDISGVVEPILLLALAIRCLERMADHATNIGQRVAYIVTGQRF; from the coding sequence GTGCAAGCTGCCTTGTATGATCACAACCAAAACCATAAAAAACCCCAGTTGGCACGTGCCATTAGGCGCTTAGAACGGGACGTATTACGCATGGGAGCTTTGGTAGAACAATCCTTTCGCCTCAGCCACCAAGCTCTATTTGCCCGTAATTTAACAGCAGCTGAGGAACTTCCCCGATTAGATCAAAAAATTGATCGCTTTTATAGACAAATAGAGTCAGACTGTACAGCAATCATGACTCTCCAAGCACCTACGGCTCAAGATTTGCGTTGTTTGAGTGCCTTCATGCAGTTGGTGCGCGACTTAGAGCGCATTGGCGATTATGCTGAGGATTTAGCGGATATAGCCGTTAAGATTTTTCCTTATCCGCCTCATTCGTCTTTGCCAGAGATTGAAAATATGTCTCACCATGCACAAGCAATGCTAGCAACTAGCTTAAAGGCTTTAGCTGATTTGGATGAAGTTGGTGGACGTGGTTTAAAGCACCTAGATGATGCTGTAGACAATGCTTATGATCGCGTTTATCAGACTTTGGCCCAGCAACGTGATATATCAGGGGTAGTCGAGCCAATTTTGCTGCTAGCTTTAGCAATTCGTTGTTTGGAACGTATGGCAGACCATGCAACTAATATCGGGCAAAGAGTCGCATATATCGTCACGGGACAACGTTTTTAA
- a CDS encoding glycosyltransferase, with amino-acid sequence MSEKTNALLSEITSPLQISAFPLPSLGVDSQPIYFSLVIPTYQERDNIQNLVKILSELLNQSIPGQYELIVVDDDSPDRTWEIAQSLMGEYPQLQVMRREQERGLSSAVIRGWQVANGSILGVIDGDLQHPPEILIQLLVAIKQGADLAVASRHVEGGGVSSWNLIRRFLSRGAQVLGLILLPGVLGRVSDPMSGYFIVRRACIAGVTLHPVGYKILLEVIGRGNVNQIAEVGYVFCERQQGESKVTWKQYVEYLQHLVRLRLSTGALGRVQKKINFPIGKFLRFGLVGLSGVFVDMAILYLLSDPTTLALPLTRSKIIAGEIAIFNNFLWNDAWTFADVSSKQQEWHQRLKRFFKFNLICLGGLALNVLMLNLVFNLIIRNRYIANLIAIAIVTIWNFWVNLKLSWRVTDVK; translated from the coding sequence ATGAGTGAAAAAACTAATGCCTTGTTGTCAGAAATAACTAGCCCATTACAAATTTCCGCATTCCCCCTTCCCAGCTTAGGTGTTGATAGTCAACCCATCTATTTTTCACTAGTAATTCCCACTTATCAAGAGCGTGACAATATTCAAAATCTTGTCAAAATATTGAGTGAATTACTCAATCAATCTATACCAGGACAATACGAACTAATTGTCGTTGATGATGATAGTCCCGACCGCACTTGGGAAATAGCACAATCCCTCATGGGGGAATACCCGCAGTTACAGGTCATGCGACGCGAACAAGAACGGGGATTGTCTTCAGCTGTAATTCGTGGATGGCAAGTAGCAAACGGTAGCATACTAGGAGTAATTGACGGAGATTTACAGCATCCACCAGAAATATTAATCCAATTATTAGTTGCAATTAAACAGGGCGCAGATTTAGCCGTAGCGAGCCGTCATGTCGAAGGAGGTGGCGTTAGTAGTTGGAATCTGATCAGGCGTTTTTTGTCCCGTGGCGCTCAGGTATTAGGATTGATTCTCCTACCTGGAGTCCTGGGGAGAGTTTCTGACCCCATGAGTGGTTACTTTATAGTACGTCGCGCCTGTATTGCAGGTGTCACACTCCATCCAGTGGGATACAAAATTCTTTTGGAGGTAATTGGCCGGGGAAATGTGAATCAAATTGCTGAAGTTGGCTATGTTTTCTGTGAGCGTCAACAAGGTGAAAGTAAGGTGACATGGAAGCAATATGTAGAATATTTACAGCACTTAGTCCGCTTGCGATTGTCTACGGGAGCGCTGGGACGAGTTCAGAAAAAAATCAATTTCCCCATTGGTAAATTCCTGCGGTTTGGATTGGTGGGACTGAGTGGGGTGTTTGTGGATATGGCTATACTTTATTTACTCAGTGATCCGACTACTTTGGCTTTACCCCTAACGCGGAGTAAAATTATTGCTGGTGAAATTGCCATTTTCAATAATTTCTTGTGGAATGATGCTTGGACTTTTGCTGATGTTAGTAGTAAGCAGCAGGAATGGCATCAACGTCTAAAGAGATTTTTTAAGTTTAATTTAATTTGCCTGGGCGGATTAGCTTTAAATGTGTTGATGTTGAATTTGGTGTTTAATTTAATTATTCGTAACAGATACATCGCTAACCTGATCGCGATCGCCATCGTGACTATTTGGAATTTCTGGGTGAACTTAAAACTCAGTTGGCGCGTCACCGACGTGAAATAG
- the cofH gene encoding 7,8-didemethyl-8-hydroxy-5-deazariboflavin synthase subunit CofH, with translation MSCKTVDSILDYALLGYDLSPADGVVLLKETDPDAIAAIRTTADKLRYSQAGNTVTYIINRNINFTNICEQHCSFCAFRRDDGDAGAYWLDWAQIVEKSTDAVQRGATEICMQGGLNPQAQINGKSLDYYLKLVETIKQEFPQIHLHAFSPQEVEFIARIDGIEYADVIAALRDAGVGSMPGTAAEVLDDQVRRVLCPEKIDSATWLEIVGTAHKLGLPTTSTILSGHIETSEQQIGHLEKLRSLQKTAIDSGYPARITEFIPLPFVGQEAPKSLRRRVGRDQPVLNDALLLTAVARIYLGNYIANHQPSWVKLGLAGATEALLWGCNDIGGTLMEEHITTMAGALGGTCMEVETLQSAIASLGRPYQQRDTLYQTVITD, from the coding sequence ATGTCCTGTAAAACTGTTGATAGTATTTTGGATTATGCCCTTTTGGGGTACGATTTATCTCCCGCCGATGGAGTGGTATTGTTAAAAGAAACTGATCCAGATGCGATCGCTGCCATTCGTACCACAGCGGACAAACTCCGCTACAGTCAAGCAGGCAATACGGTAACCTACATAATTAACCGCAATATCAACTTTACTAATATCTGTGAGCAACACTGTAGTTTTTGCGCTTTCCGCCGGGATGACGGTGATGCTGGTGCTTACTGGTTAGATTGGGCGCAAATTGTTGAAAAATCCACAGATGCAGTGCAAAGAGGTGCAACGGAAATCTGTATGCAGGGGGGATTAAATCCACAAGCACAGATCAACGGCAAATCTTTAGATTATTACCTCAAGCTTGTAGAAACCATCAAGCAGGAATTTCCCCAAATACATCTACACGCTTTCTCGCCTCAAGAAGTGGAATTTATCGCCAGAATAGATGGCATTGAATATGCTGATGTGATTGCTGCTTTGCGAGATGCTGGTGTAGGCTCAATGCCAGGAACAGCAGCTGAAGTGTTAGATGATCAAGTGAGGCGGGTACTGTGTCCAGAAAAGATTGACTCAGCTACTTGGCTAGAAATTGTTGGTACAGCTCACAAATTAGGTTTACCCACCACTAGCACTATACTATCAGGGCATATTGAAACTTCAGAACAACAAATTGGGCATTTAGAAAAATTGCGATCGCTGCAAAAAACTGCCATTGATAGCGGATATCCGGCGCGCATTACTGAGTTTATTCCATTACCATTTGTCGGACAAGAAGCACCTAAATCATTACGCCGTCGTGTCGGACGTGATCAACCAGTGTTAAATGATGCCTTATTACTCACCGCTGTGGCGCGGATTTACTTGGGAAATTACATCGCCAATCATCAACCAAGTTGGGTAAAACTAGGACTGGCTGGTGCTACTGAAGCTTTATTGTGGGGGTGCAACGATATCGGCGGTACGCTCATGGAAGAACACATTACGACAATGGCTGGAGCTTTGGGTGGTACTTGCATGGAAGTTGAAACCTTACAAAGTGCGATCGCATCCCTAGGAAGACCATACCAACAACGGGATACTCTTTATCAAACAGTCATTACTGATTAG